Genomic DNA from Oenanthe melanoleuca isolate GR-GAL-2019-014 chromosome 15, OMel1.0, whole genome shotgun sequence:
ACTGTAACTGGGTGGCAAAGCcaagaaaagcagctctgaccCCAAGTTTATTTATCTGCTGACAGCCAAGCCTGCTTCTTGCTGAGACTATTTAcaatatatacatatagatatatatatacatatatatatatatatatatatatatatatatatttcctcCATGCCATCTGCACTGTGATTATGCTTTACTCTGAAAGGAGACTTGGAAGTCCTGAAACAATTTGTGactcaataaaataaaacataattacCTTCACTACAATCCCAGATGGAATATGCTTCAGGACAACACAGTTGTTTGTCTTATTTGTGGCTTGACCTCCTGGACCATCACCTCTTACAAACTGTTCTTCTAATTCTGCCTCACTTAGTTCAAGGAGTTTCAGAgagttcctttttctttctgcctgaaGCAAGGGAACACTGggcagagagagctgctgcttcctcaaAATCCACCGTGTCCATGATGGTGTTTGCACCCCTCTCAGTAAgaatgcaaaatgaaataaacctGGAACATTCATACAGAAACAggacacagcttctctggaacAGAACCTGGAATGGAATGGGAGAGTGGAGTCTACCATAAGAATCCTTGTTTTAAGATGAGCTACTTTAGCTGCACATATTGAGCAGTATTTCAatattcagatttattttcaagGTTATGTGAACTGGTTTCACAGGCATTTGCCTTGAAATATTTACCATGCTGAATAGAATTTTGGTTCTCAATGTAATTAcgtttcttaaaatattttgaaagggATCTAGAAAACAGTAAATTAAAGAATACTCCTACCAACActcagaaaaaaccaaaacaatgaAGGGAAAAGAGGTTATTTCAGTCTTGCAATCTGACTTGTACAGTCTCATTGGAAACTTGATTTTTCCCAGGTCAAGGTATAATAAGGATTATTAACAAAGGCACAAAGGTATGCCTGGAAGTGTGCATTTTCCATCTGGATAATGAGGAATGTCAGCTCCTTCTCCTGTCAAGTGTCAGTCTTCAGAAAGGCATTcaataagcaaataaaacagTACATGCTGTTATGTTTGAAATACTTTATTTgactcagaagaaaataatttcagtgtgtGAAGAAGTGCCGCTTGGCAATAAGCAGAAAATTTGACCATAActgttgaaattaaaaaataattaaacgAAATATTATTAGCAGGTGCTGCAGAAGTTAGTAACATTTAAGAATGAAGAATACATGCACAAAAACAAGCAGCACTTCTGGCTAGTTCTGAACGAGCATTTATTTAACAGGTTTCACACAGCTCTACCCACTTAGAGAAGTTTTGAAACCAGGACTGAGAACACTTGATAAGGTTGAAAATCACGATCCCTCTCAGCCTATTCCTGCAGTTGGACACTACAACCCTAAAGCAGGAGTAAATGCAGGAGCTACAGGAGAATTTACACAATTTCCCTCAGCGCTGCGGCCCCCCCCCGCTGGTGGCAGCCCCGCGGGCTGGGGTCAGGCTCGGAGCGCGGCCCCAGCGGGGCGGAGCGGCCCGGGGGAAACCGGGAACCGAGACCGGAGCCTGGACTGGGGGAAACGGGGAACCGAGACCAGCCCGGGGGCAGCCGAAAACAGAGACCGGAGCCTGGACTGGGGGAAACCGGGAACCGAGACCAGCCCGGGGGCAGCCGAAAACAGAGACCGGAGCCTGGCCCGACCCCCGAGCCCGCTCACCTCCGCCGGCCCTCCTGCACCGCGCATGCGCACGCGGTGAGGGGGCGGTGCTGCCGAGCTGATTGGCATGTGGGGTAGCCAATCGCTGCGCGGGAGGGGCGGGGAATTGCTCTCGCCCTCCAATCGGCTCTCTCGGGGAGCGGCGCGGCGGCGCGCGCCAATCGCCTGGCGGCGGCTCGCGGGCTTTGGCGCGCAGCGAATCAGCGCGGGAGGCGCGGGCTGGCGCGCGCTCGAGGTGGCCAATCATGGGGCCGCGCTCAGTGCGGAGCGCCCTCTACCCCCGGCCACACGTTCCGAACTCTCGGCCGCCGCtcgccgggcgggcggcgcaGGGCCGCGCCTGTTCGTCTCCTCACGGCCGCGGGAGGAAGCGGCTGCCGTGCGCCGTGGGCTCCCAGCGATGCGGGTATGAAGTGAGCGGGTCCCCGGGCAGccggcgggggcagcgccgcTGCGCTTGGCCGGGTCTCCGCGCCCGGTCCCGGAGCCGCGAGGCCGCCCCGGGCGCGCCGCCCCTTTCCCCGCAGAGTGACGGGCGCTGCAGCCAATCGGAGGCGGCGGCGCTGTCAACATCGCGGAGCGCGAGGAGCGGCCGCCCAATGAGGGCGCGGGGGCGGAGCTTGGCCTGAGCGGGGCTGGGGTCGCTGGTGCAGGGACGGGACCGTGGAGGGGCCGCGGCGAGAGAGGGGCGACATGTGAGGGGCCTGGAACAGCGGGCGGAGCGCGGTGTTCGTGAGCGGACGGGGCGAGCACCGAGCCGGGGAAGGGGTCACGGGCTGACGGGAGGCGGCCCCGCGGGGCAGACGTGGCGAGAGGGGTCCCTGCGGGGGCTGAGCCCTTGGGCCTCCTGAGCACAGCCCGGGCCGCTGCAGCCCCGGGACTCGTTGTCCCTTCTGAGGGTCCCTCAGGGCCCGTGGGGCGATGGGGGCCTGGCGGGCTCTGAGGCGCCCTGTCACCGCTTAGGGATCGGAAGGAATGGGGTCAGGCTCAGGAGCGATGCAGAACCTCACGGGCTGTGTCTGCGCTGGCGTTTGCATCGGCATCAGCCCCGATATTTCCGAGTTAAAAACACCTCGCatattggtttttttccccatccgTGCCACTTTCTGCAGCTACGTGGCCGTATAAGGACCGTGCCGTGCTGTGGGCTCCATGGATGACAGCGCTCCCGCAGCACAGTTACAGCTcgctaatatttttttttatcgAGAACAGACTTCTAATGAGGTTATGAAACTAGCCTGTGTCACCGCTAAGTCCCACccatttgctgtgctgctgagataGGCCACCCATGATTCCATCCTGGGGATTCGGGGGGGATTTCGATGCTCCAGTGACACTCCCAGCCTCAGCTTTAGCTCTCACCTTAGCAGCTGATAGCCTCCAAATTTTGCAGACTTCTGACATctagaaaaaggagaaagccgtgtttttctttttttctttatccctTGAAGCTCTGCCAGAGGATGTGTTTGTCTGTGATAACTTCCTTCCAATTCTGGCATTTTCAGCCCTACCCAGAGGAGATAGTGAGTGAGTACCCAAAAGATATTTCTGCTAAAGCCAAGCAGGCTCCAgtaaaacagggaaaaataggGCAGTTGTCCATTAGTTTCCTTGTGGTGAAAATATTTGATACTTCTGAAACTATCAGAGATTTATGTCCAAGAACTTGCAAATAATGAAAACTTGAATCTGTAAAACCCATCAGCATGTCTTGGTAAAGAGGAATGGTCGTGCTTTTGGAGGTGTTGTTCTTCTTTAAGGCAGCAGGAATTTATTCTTAGCATTATCAGACTACCAAGATGTTATTTCTTAATGTCTCTTTTTATTCTCCATCCATAAAATGATCATAAggtttttcttcagtgttcaAACACAGGCTGAATTCACCAGGGTGTAGAACATGCTGAAATAAGCCCTATGTAAGAACTgattaattaatgtttttaaaggattttttagTGAAAGTATGCAAActggaagaatattttaatcTCTCTACAGCCAGTCTGCTTTGAGTACTGTAAGACTGTGGCCCAACtattgtatatttatttatttatgatgCTTTCAGTAGCCAGCTGCTGTTTTAATCATTGTAGGATTCCTGTTtgactccttttttttttgttgttttattaaTTGGTCAGAAATGTAGTACAATTTCAAAGCTTTCTGATTTTAATGTTACATAATAACAATTAAACAAGTGATGTGGAAAAAGTGAACCAAATATTACACACAGAAACGAGTCTAATTCATTTGGTctcagttttattatttttggtgtttcttCCTGTGAAGGTTCAGAAACTCAGTCACATGTAAATGCACCAATAATAGGAGATTTCACACCTTGCACATGGTCTGTGGAGCCCcagatataaaaaaaaccccacaaaaacaacTAGACCCCAACAACAGGGGGATGTTTTGCATCCAGACATCCTTTCCAGCCCAGTCTGGATGTTTTGGGAATCTCTTGGACTTTGGGAGCCCCAGAGGCACAAGGCTGATTGAGGAGCACCTgtttgcagggctggcagtggaAGGGAGGGAGCCTGGCTGTGGAATATTTGCACTTTCTGGGGTGGTTTGGCTGACACAACTGTCTCTTCAATTCTAATTCTGTTTCTTCACACAATGaagtgaaatgtttttttaaagaaggagGGTGATGcttatttctctctgttttcagGGTAATGCCATATTTGGGACTAAGATATGGAAAGCAGGGATGTGGTGAATTCTGGACAAGAAACCCCTTCATCCTCTGCAGACTCTGATGTCAGAAACACCCACAGCTCTGTCTGTAACTTGAATTCTAACAGGTAATGTGCTGAAGGAATCACTAAcaaatacttttattattttggttCTGCTTAGTTAGCATCCCTTCATTGGTATTGGTGTAATATTGGT
This window encodes:
- the MTRFR gene encoding mitochondrial translation release factor in rescue, coding for MNVPGLFHFAFLLRGVQTPSWTRWILRKQQLSLPSVPLLQAERKRNSLKLLELSEAELEEQFVRGDGPGGQATNKTNNCVVLKHIPSGIVVKCHQTRSVEKNRKIAREILQEKVDLFYKGEDSDVFKEKKASEKQKQEKKRRAKENLERKKLFKEMQQLDKE